In a single window of the Anguilla rostrata isolate EN2019 chromosome 6, ASM1855537v3, whole genome shotgun sequence genome:
- the LOC135258069 gene encoding pneumococcal serine-rich repeat protein-like, producing MHLKYFLAEASSPATTSATAASSPATTSATAASSPVTTSATAASSPATTSATAASSPATTSATAASSPATTSATAASSPATTSATAASSPAASATAASSPATTSATAASSPATTSATAASSPATTSATAASSPATTSATAASSPATTRATAASSPATTSATAASSPATTSATAASSPATTSATAASSPATTSVIAASSPATTSVIAASSPATTSATAASSPATTRATAASSPATTSATAASSPATTSATAASSPATTSATAASSPATTSATAASSPATTSATAASSPATTSATAASSPATTSATAASSPATTGATAASSPATTSATAASSPATTGAIAASSPATTSATAASSPATTSATAASSPAASATAASSPATTSATAASSPATTSATAASSPATTSATAASSPATTSATAASSPATTSATAASSPTTTSATAASSPAASATAASSPATTSTTAASSPATTSATAASSPATTSATAASSPATTSLPQVSRRSPASQPGFG from the exons ATGCATCTTAAATATTTTCTGGCGGAAG CTAGCTCACCCGCAACCACCAGCGCTACTGCAGCTAGCTCACCCGCAACCACCAGCGCTACTGCAGCTAGCTCACCCGTAACCACCAGCGCAACTGCAGCTAGCTCACCCGCAACCACCAGCGCTACTGCAGCTAGCTCACCCGCAACCACCAGCGCAACTGCAGCTAGCTCACCCGCAACTACCAGCGCTACTGCAGCTAGCTCACCCGCAACTACCAGCGCTACTGCAGCTAGCTCACCCGCAGCCAGCGCTACTGCAGCTAGCTCACCCGCAACCACCAGCGCTACTGCAGCTAGCTCACCCGCAACTACCAGCGCAACTGCAGCTAGCTCACCCGCAACTACCAGCGCTACTGCAGCTAGCTCACCCGCAACTACCAGCGCTACTGCAGCTAGCTCACCCGCAACCACCAGGGCTACTGCAGCTAGCTCACCCGCAACCACCAGCGCTACTGCAGCTAGCTCACCCGCAACCACCAGCGCAACTGCAGCTAGCTCACCCGCAACCACCAGCGCAACTGCAGCTAGCTCACCCGCAACCACCAGCGTAATTGCAGCTAGCTCACCCGCAACCACCAGCGTAATTGCAGCTAGCTCACCCGCAACCACCAGCGCAACTGCAGCTAGCTCACCCGCAACCACCAGGGCTACTGCAGCTAGCTCACCCGCAACCACCAGCGCTACTGCAGCTAGCTCACCCGCAACCACCAGCGCTACTGCAGCTAGCTCACCCGCAACCACCAGCGCAACTGCAGCTAGCTCACCCGCAACCACCAGCGCAACTGCAGCTAGCTCACCCGCAACCACCAGCGCTACTGCAGCTAGCTCACCCGCAACCACCAGCGCTACTGCAGCTAGCTCACCCGCAACCACCAGCGCTACTGCAGCTAGCTCACCCGCAACCACCGGTGCAACTGCAGCTAGCTCACCCGCAACCACCAGCGCTACTGCAGCTAGCTCACCCGCAACTACCGGCGCAATTGCAGCTAGCTCACCCGCAACTACCAGCGCTACTGCAGCTAGCTCACCCGCAACTACCAGCGCTACTGCAGCTAGCTCACCCGCAGCCAGCGCTACTGCAGCTAGCTCACCCGCAACCACCAGCGCTACTGCAGCTAGCTCACCCGCAACCACCAGCGCAACTGCAGCTAGCTCACCCGCAACTACCAGCGCTACTGCAGCTAGCTCACCCGCAACTACCAGCGCTACTGCAGCTAGCTCACCCGCAACCACCAGCGCTACTGCAGCTAGCTCACCCACAACTACCAGCGCTACTGCAGCTAGCTCACCCGCAGCCAGCGCTACTGCAGCTAGCTCACCCGCAACTACCAGCACTACTGCAGCTAGCTCACCCGCAACCACCAGCGCTACTGCAGCTAGCTCACCCGCAACCACCAGCGCTACTGCAGCTAGCTCACCTGCAACTACCA GTCTCCCGCAGGTCTCCCGCAGGTCACCCGCCAGCCAGCCGGGCTTTGGGTGA
- the LOC135258070 gene encoding serotriflin-like, producing FRCLPAEINTTDSSVQQQIVDIHNEIRREISASNMLRMNWSSEISANAQKWADTCAMGHSTQSKRTVGNIICGENIYMSSHPDPWSSALNAWKSEKEFYTYSQSVNWSAVGHFTQMIWRRTNEVGCGVAHCPSNSSAQYFYVCHYSPPGNFKGQYPYKKGPRCGECPYSCETDLCNNPCPHFDHYANCRSVVNNIGCRLSLVRAFCPASCLCKGEID from the exons TTTCGCTGTCTCCCTGCAGAAATCAACACAACCGACTCCAGCGTGCAGCAGCAGATCGTGGACATACACAATGAAATCCGGAGAGAAATCTCTGCAAGTAACATGCTGAGGATG AATTGGAGCAGCGAGATTTCAGCTAATGCGCAGAAATGGGCCGACACCTGTGCCATGGGACACAGCACTCAGTCCAAGAGAACCGTCGGCA ATATAATATGCGGAGAGAACATCTACATGTCCAGTCATCCTGACCCCTGGAGCAGTGCTCTCAATGCTTGGAAAAGCGAGAAGGAGTTTTACACATACTCACAGTCCGTCAACTGGAGCGCTGTGGGCCACTTTACACAG ATGATCTGGCGCAGAACCAATGAGGTTGGCTGTGGGGTGGCACACTGCCCTAGCAACTCCTCGGCACAGTACTTCTACGTCTGCCACTACTCTCCTCC AGGAAACTTCAAAGGCCAGTACCCCTACAAGAAGGGGCCTCGTTGTGGCGAATGCCCATATTCCTGCGAAACCGACCTATGCA aCAATCCTTGTCCTCATTTTGACCACTACGCCAACTGTCGTTCTGTGGTGAATAACATAGGATGTCGTCTCTCGCTCGTCCGAGCATTCTGTCCCGCCTCCTGCCTGTGCAAAGGCGAAATTGATTAA